Proteins encoded in a region of the Triticum dicoccoides isolate Atlit2015 ecotype Zavitan chromosome 3A, WEW_v2.0, whole genome shotgun sequence genome:
- the LOC119269045 gene encoding phosphoenolpyruvate carboxylase, housekeeping isozyme-like, protein MARNAADKATSIDAQLRMLAPKKLSDDDKLVEYDALLIERFLCILQGLQGDKIRKTVQECYELAAEYERTLDPKQLDEIGNLLARLDPEDSIVTTKSLSHMLILANLAEEVQIAYRRRQKLKSGDFADENSATTESDIEETLKRLVCQLNKSPLEVFDALKNQTVDLVLTAHPTQSVRRSLLQKHGRIRSCLTQLYAKDITPDEKQELDEALQREIQAAFRTDEIRRTPPTPQDEMRAGMSYFHETIWKGVPKFLRRVDTALKNIGIKERVPYNAPLIQFSSWMGGDRDGNPRVTPEVTRDVCLLARMMAANLYYAQIEDLMFELSMWRCSDELRVKADQLHRASKKDTTKHYIEFWKQVPPSEPYRVILSDVRDKLYNTRERSRHLLASGFSEIPDDAIFTDVEQFLEPLELCYRSLCACGDHTIADGNLLDFLRQVSTFGLSLVRLDIRQESERHTDVMDVITKYLGVGSYREWSEEKRQEWLLFELNGKRPLFGPDLPKTNEVAEVLDTFHVLAELPSDSFGAYVISMATAPSDVLAVELLQRECHVKKPLRVVPLFEKLADLEAAPAALARLFSVEWYRNRINGKQEVMIGYSDSGKDAGRFSAGWQLYKAQEELIKVAKAFGIKLTMFHGRGGTVGRGGGPTHLAILSQPPETIHGSLRVTVQGEVIEQSFGEEHLCFRTLQRFTAATLEHGMHPPIAPKPEWRALMDEMAVVATEEYRSIVFQEPRFVEYFRLATPELEYGRMNIGSRPSKRKPSGGIESLRAIPWIFAWTQTRFHLPVWLGFGAAFKHVLQKDIRNLQALKEMYNEWPFFRVTIDLVEMVFAKGDPGIAALYDKLLVSDDLWPFGERLRANYEETKQLLLQVAGHKDLLEGDPYLRQSLRLRDSYITTLNVCQAYTLKRIRDPSFHSQPGPHLSKEIMESGKLAAELLKLNPTSEYAPGLEDTLILTMKGIAAGMQNTG, encoded by the exons ATGGCGCGCAATGCGGCGGACAAGGCGACCTCCATCGACGCGCAGCTGCGGATGCTGGCGCCCAAGAAGCTCTCGGACGACGACAAGCTGGTGGAGTACGACGCGCTCCTCATCGAGCGCTTCCTCTGCATCCTCCAGGGCCTCCAGGGGGACAAGATCAGGAAGACG GtccaggaatgctatgagttagctGCTGAGTATGAACGCACACTTGACCCTAAACAGCTGGATGAGATTGGGAATCTGTTAGCCCGGTTGGATCCTGAAGACTCCATCGTGACAACCAAGTCATTATCGCACATGCTTATCCTGGCAAACTTGGCTGAGGAGGTCCAGATTGCGTACCGAAGGAGACAGAAACTGAAAAGCGGTGATTTTGCTGATGAAAATTCTGCAACAACTGAATCAGACATAGAGGAGACCCTAAAAAGGCTCGTTTGTCAGCTCAACAAGTCGCCGCTGGAAGTATTTGATGCCCTCAAGAATCAAACGGTCGACCTGGTATTGACTGCACATCCAACTCAGTCGGTCAGGAGGTCATTGCTCCAAAAACATGGCAG GATAAGGAGTTGCTTAACACAACTTTATGCAAAAGACATAACTCCAGATGAGAAGCAGGAACTTGATGAGGCGCTTCAGAGAGAG ATTCAAGCTGCCTTCAGAACTGATGAAATCCGACGGACACCTCCTACTCCACAGGATGAAATGCGTGCTGGAATGAGTTACTTTCATGAGACAATATGGAAGGGTGTACCCAAGTTCTTACGGAGGGTAGATACTGCTCTTAAGAACATTGGCATAAAAGAGAGAGTGCCTTACAATGCCCCTCTCATTCAGTTCTCTTCTTGGATGGGTGGTGATCGTGATG GGAATCCAAGAGTTACACCAGAGGTCACCAGGGATGTATGTTTGTTAGCAAGAATGATGGCTGCTAACTTGTACTATGCACAGATAGAGGATCTGATGTTTGAG TTATCTATGTGGCGCTGCAGTGACGAACTACGCGTAAAAGCTGATCAATTACACCGTGCGTCAAAGAAAGACACAACAAAACACTACATAG AGTTCTGGAAGCAAGTTCCTCCAAGTGAACCCTATCGTGTAATACTGAGCGATGTCAGAGATAAACTGTACAATACGCGTGAGCGATCACGCCATTTATTAGCCAGTGGGTTTTCTGAAATTCCCGATGACGCAATCTTCACTGATGTTGAGCAG TTCTTGGAGCCTCTTGAACTCTGTTACAGGTCCCTCTGTGCCTGTGGTGATCACACTATTGCAGATGGCAATCTTCTCGACTTTTTGCGGCAAGTGTCAACATTTGGACTATCCCTTGTTAGACTAGATATCAGGCAAGAATCTGAAAGACACACTGATGTTATGGATGTCATAACTAAATACCTTGGGGTAGGATCATACCGTGAATGGTCAGAGGAGAAACGCCAAGAATGGCTACTGTTTGAGCTCAATGGAAAGAGGCCGCTATTTGGTCCTGATCTTCCCAAGACAAACGAAGTTGCTGAGGTTTTAGATACATTCCATGTGTTAGCTGAACTTCCCTCTGATAGCTTTGGTGCGTACGTGATATCCATGGCAACAGCTCCTTCGGATGTTCTAGCAGTTGAGCTTCTGCAGCGCGAATGCCATGTGAAGAAGCCACTGAGAGTTGTGCCGTTGTTTGAAAAACTAGCAGATTTAGAAGCTGCACCAGCAGCTCTGGCACGACTCTTCTCCGTTGAGTGGTACAGAAACAGAATCAATGGAAAACAAGAAGTAATGATTGGTTATTCAGATTCTGGGAAGGATGCTGGCCGTTTCTCTGCTGGTTGGCAACTGTACAAAGCTCAAGAGGAGCTTATTAAGGTTGCTAAGGCTTTTGGGATTAAGTTGACTATGTTTCATGGAAGAGGAGGGACTGTTGGAAGAGGTGGGGGTCCTACCCATCTTGCTATACTGTCACAACCTCCAGAGACAATCCATGGATCACTTCGGGTAACCGTCCAAGGTGAAGTCATTGAGCAGTCCTTTGGGGAGGAGCATTTATGCTTTAGAACGCTTCAACGTTTTACAGCTGCTACTCTTGAACATGGTATGCATCCACCAATCGCACCAAAACCAGAGTGGCGTGCTTTGATGGATGAAATGGCCGTTGTTGCCACAGAAGAATACCGATCCATTGTCTTCCAGGAGCCACGATTTGTTGAATATTTCCGCCTT GCAACACCAGAGCTGGAATATGGCAGGATGAACATTGGAAGTAGGCCATCAAAACGGAAGCCAAGTGGAGGCATCGAATCACTGCGTGCGATTCCTTGGATATTTGCTTGGACGCAAACCAGATTCCACTTGCCAGTGTGGCTTGGTTTCGGCGCAGCATTCAAACATGTCCTGCAGAAGGACATACGTAATCTTCAAGCCCTTAAGGAGATGTACAACGAGTGGCCATTTTTCAGGGTTACAATAGACTTGGTTGAGATGGTGTTTGCTAAAGGTGACCCTGGTATAGCTGCTCTGTATGACAAGCTGCTGGTTTCTGATGATTTATGGCCGTTTGGGGAGCGTCTTCGAGCAAACTATGAAGAAACAAAGCAACTTCTTCTACAG GTAGCTGGGCACAAGGACCTCCTGGAGGGCGATCCTTACCTGAGACAGAGCCTGCGGCTCCGTGATTCTTACATCACAACGCTGAATGTCTGCCAAGCCTACACACTGAAGCGTATCCGGGACCCTAGCTTCCATTCACAGCCGGGGCCTCATCTGTCCAAGGAGATCATGGAGTCTGGGAAGTTGGCCGCCGAGCTCTTGAAGCTCAACCCGACGAGCGAGTACGCCCCGGGGCTCGAGGACACCCTCATCCTGACCATGAAGGGCATCGCCGCCGGTATGCAGAACACCGGCTGA